The Methanolacinia petrolearia DSM 11571 genome has a segment encoding these proteins:
- the rsmA gene encoding 16S rRNA (adenine(1518)-N(6)/adenine(1519)-N(6))-dimethyltransferase RsmA, whose protein sequence is MSAPHDQHFLTDPDAIRKIAHFSDIKDQTVLEIGPGKGALTKELLERGAKVIAIEIDPKMIEILGSRFADEIDSGRLNLLNEDAVRCDYPDFDIVIANLPYSASSKITFRLLEHGFKEAVLMYQKEFALRMMALPGTSNCGRLSVMVQTYAKVMPLLNLPPEAFSPPPAVDSMVVRITMKEELTYPVDDPEFYSILVRELFSHRRKTLKKSLKSSRSVIGEKRYERIVSMLPDEMLKKRAEELSLKDFSNISNIATK, encoded by the coding sequence ATGAGTGCTCCTCATGACCAGCACTTCCTGACCGATCCCGATGCGATCAGGAAAATTGCCCATTTTTCAGATATCAAAGATCAGACTGTCCTCGAGATCGGCCCGGGGAAAGGAGCGCTTACAAAAGAGCTGCTTGAAAGAGGAGCGAAGGTAATCGCTATCGAGATCGATCCGAAGATGATCGAGATCCTGGGATCGCGTTTTGCGGACGAGATCGATTCAGGCCGGCTGAATCTGTTAAACGAAGATGCAGTCAGATGTGATTACCCCGATTTCGATATCGTTATTGCAAATCTTCCATACTCCGCATCGTCGAAGATTACCTTCAGGCTCCTCGAGCACGGGTTCAAGGAGGCGGTACTTATGTACCAGAAAGAGTTCGCCCTCCGCATGATGGCACTGCCGGGGACCAGCAACTGCGGAAGACTCTCGGTTATGGTCCAGACATACGCAAAGGTCATGCCTCTTCTCAACCTGCCTCCAGAAGCCTTCTCCCCGCCTCCCGCCGTCGATTCGATGGTTGTGAGAATTACGATGAAAGAGGAACTTACATACCCGGTGGATGATCCGGAATTCTACTCGATACTTGTAAGGGAGCTGTTTTCACACAGGAGAAAGACCCTGAAGAAATCGCTCAAATCCTCAAGGTCGGTGATAGGCGAAAAGAGATATGAAAGGATTGTCAGTATGCTTCCTGATGAAATGCTTAAAAAGAGAGCCGAGGAACTTTCCCTGAAGGATTTTTCCAATATCTCAAATATTGCAACAAAATAA
- the mutL gene encoding DNA mismatch repair endonuclease MutL: MTSPESRESGKIHILSNATINKIAAGEVIERPASVVKELVENSLDAEATSIKVEITSDNNGIAKIRISDDGYGMDADSALISFSRHATSKISKISDLYEISTMGFRGEALASIAAVSKVTMITKQRTLEPSPGTKIVIEGGDVVEQSPVSAPDGTSIFVEKLFFNTPVRKKFLKSVKTEFTHIFRVVEEASLANSGISFQLLHNGKVSLSTGKSGSVLDTITYVYGTEYAKEMIPVKSLQTFMKVDGFCAPPSLDAPNSRKIIISVNNRPVYSLPLVQAVKRAYGTLLPRERYPVCFLNIRIDRKVVDVNVHPAKKEVRFSREKEITEEIVASVREALDSRNLLFSYGAGNKNIIRKVSVVDDTSQKPLFCVSSEDPVYNPYSGRTNKIKENRSDHSLAEYSTTDSRLRSSADAAESEEDDRKLPYMKVIGQVDDSYIVTQMRGSDEDEMVIIDQHAAHERIMYEMVCEKRNSGHISQELLVPSVIPFKPSESAALSENLQLLEEEGFFLEEFGKDTYALRAVPVILGKKAGTETLRDIVNDLLEGGRAQSLDILKEKISSTIACKAAIKAGTSLSVEQMERLVDQLSRTKNPYSCPHGRPTMISFSKSRLDSMFKRS, translated from the coding sequence ATGACCAGTCCTGAATCCCGTGAGTCCGGAAAGATACACATCCTGAGCAATGCAACGATCAACAAGATAGCGGCCGGCGAAGTAATCGAAAGGCCGGCCTCCGTTGTAAAGGAGCTGGTTGAAAATTCGCTCGATGCGGAAGCAACTTCAATAAAGGTTGAGATAACCTCCGACAACAACGGAATAGCAAAGATCAGGATATCCGACGACGGATACGGAATGGATGCCGATTCAGCCCTTATCTCGTTTTCGAGGCATGCAACAAGCAAAATCTCAAAAATATCCGATCTCTATGAGATCTCGACAATGGGCTTTCGCGGTGAGGCGCTTGCAAGTATAGCGGCCGTATCGAAGGTCACGATGATCACAAAACAAAGGACACTTGAACCGTCTCCGGGTACAAAGATCGTAATAGAGGGTGGTGACGTAGTCGAGCAGTCCCCTGTGAGCGCTCCGGACGGAACAAGCATCTTCGTTGAAAAACTGTTCTTCAATACGCCCGTCAGAAAAAAATTCCTGAAATCTGTAAAGACCGAATTCACCCATATATTCAGGGTCGTCGAAGAGGCATCGCTTGCCAACAGCGGCATCTCATTTCAGCTCCTGCATAACGGCAAAGTCAGCCTTTCTACAGGAAAATCCGGGTCGGTTCTCGATACTATCACGTATGTTTACGGAACCGAATACGCAAAGGAGATGATCCCGGTAAAGAGCCTTCAGACGTTCATGAAAGTCGACGGCTTCTGTGCACCTCCCTCCCTTGATGCTCCGAATTCCAGGAAGATCATCATATCCGTAAACAACCGGCCGGTTTATTCCCTTCCTCTCGTCCAGGCGGTGAAGAGGGCATACGGCACCCTTCTCCCGCGGGAGAGATACCCGGTATGTTTCCTGAATATCAGGATTGACAGGAAAGTCGTAGACGTAAACGTCCACCCGGCTAAAAAAGAAGTCCGTTTCTCAAGAGAGAAAGAGATAACAGAAGAGATTGTAGCTTCAGTCAGGGAGGCGCTGGACTCCAGGAACCTGCTGTTTTCGTATGGTGCGGGAAATAAAAACATCATCCGGAAAGTTTCCGTTGTCGACGATACCTCTCAGAAACCGTTATTTTGCGTATCGTCCGAAGATCCGGTTTATAATCCCTATTCGGGAAGGACAAACAAAATTAAGGAGAACAGATCCGACCATTCCCTGGCAGAATATTCTACTACCGATTCAAGGCTTCGTTCGTCCGCAGATGCCGCAGAATCTGAAGAGGATGACAGAAAACTTCCTTACATGAAGGTCATAGGGCAGGTCGACGATTCATATATAGTAACACAGATGCGGGGAAGCGACGAGGACGAAATGGTGATAATCGATCAGCATGCCGCCCACGAGAGGATAATGTATGAGATGGTCTGCGAGAAGAGGAACTCGGGCCACATCTCACAGGAGCTTCTCGTTCCTTCTGTGATCCCGTTTAAGCCGTCCGAGTCCGCAGCACTTTCAGAAAACCTTCAGCTTCTTGAGGAGGAGGGTTTCTTCCTCGAGGAGTTCGGGAAGGACACCTATGCTCTCAGGGCCGTCCCGGTAATTCTCGGGAAAAAAGCCGGTACCGAAACACTGAGAGATATCGTAAACGATCTGCTCGAAGGGGGCAGGGCGCAGTCTCTTGACATTCTGAAAGAAAAAATCTCCTCCACTATCGCATGCAAAGCTGCAATAAAAGCGGGAACTTCGTTATCCGTGGAGCAGATGGAGAGACTTGTCGATCAGCTGTCGAGAACGAAAAATCCGTATTCATGTCCTCACGGAAGGCCGACCATGATCTCTTTTTCGAAATCTCGGCTGGACTCTATGTTTAAAAGAAGTTAA
- a CDS encoding RNA polymerase Rpb4 family protein, whose amino-acid sequence MKVKGIDSEERITLQETREMLLKVEADRLGAGKEMSYELRRSIEHANHLSKTSAEKSRELVEKLLSLEKIKPDIAFRIASIMPRTRDELRAIYAKERFTLSGEELDEILDLVEQHF is encoded by the coding sequence ATGAAAGTAAAAGGAATAGATAGCGAAGAGAGGATAACCCTTCAGGAAACGAGGGAGATGCTGCTGAAGGTCGAGGCGGACCGTCTCGGTGCAGGCAAAGAAATGTCATACGAGCTTCGCAGAAGCATTGAGCATGCCAATCATCTCTCAAAGACAAGTGCGGAAAAATCCAGGGAACTTGTCGAGAAACTCCTTTCGCTGGAAAAAATAAAGCCTGACATTGCATTCAGGATCGCAAGCATAATGCCCAGAACAAGAGACGAACTCAGGGCAATCTATGCAAAAGAGCGCTTCACCCTTTCAGGTGAGGAGCTCGATGAGATCCTGGACCTTGTCGAGCAGCACTTTTAA
- a CDS encoding DUF655 domain-containing protein, giving the protein MRSDKKELYAVVLDYLPMGHGDARRPQFKKEPLVQAVGTDQYKLLELVPKNAEIKTEETVYIGDKERDKIERVKRRIGYEDLTQTAKLELPYAIEKIVLENEQKYVDFFNKAVPITSKQHMLHLLPGIGKKLMWEILDERNKKPFENFADISERIKTIPHPEQMIIKRIVEEIEDPNIKYHLFTSK; this is encoded by the coding sequence ATGCGTTCAGATAAAAAAGAGCTTTATGCAGTAGTTTTAGATTATCTTCCTATGGGACACGGCGATGCACGCCGGCCCCAGTTCAAGAAAGAGCCTTTGGTACAGGCAGTAGGTACAGATCAGTACAAACTCCTGGAGCTGGTTCCCAAGAATGCCGAGATAAAAACTGAAGAGACAGTATATATCGGTGACAAGGAAAGAGATAAAATTGAACGTGTAAAGCGCAGGATCGGATACGAGGACCTCACCCAGACAGCCAAGCTCGAACTCCCGTACGCAATTGAAAAGATCGTACTGGAGAACGAGCAGAAATATGTAGATTTCTTCAACAAGGCTGTACCGATTACATCAAAGCAGCATATGCTCCATCTTCTCCCGGGGATCGGGAAGAAACTCATGTGGGAAATTCTCGACGAGAGGAACAAGAAACCGTTCGAGAATTTTGCCGACATAAGCGAGAGAATCAAGACCATTCCCCACCCGGAGCAGATGATAATCAAAAGAATAGTCGAAGAGATCGAAGATCCAAACATAAAATATCATCTTTTCACTTCAAAATGA
- a CDS encoding 50S ribosomal protein L21e — protein sequence MAHHFGQRKKTRYKYKKELRKRGMAPVTSIIQEFEEGQKVHIVIDSSVQKGMPHRRFQGRTGEIIGKQGHAWVLEINDGNSRKTVVARPQHLKPQKQ from the coding sequence ATGGCACATCACTTTGGTCAGAGAAAAAAGACCCGCTATAAATACAAGAAAGAACTCAGAAAGAGAGGAATGGCTCCTGTAACTTCAATTATTCAGGAATTCGAGGAAGGCCAGAAGGTACACATCGTAATCGATTCCAGCGTGCAGAAAGGCATGCCCCACCGCAGGTTCCAGGGAAGAACCGGCGAAATTATCGGGAAGCAGGGTCACGCATGGGTCCTTGAGATCAACGACGGCAATTCCAGAAAGACTGTAGTCGCAAGACCGCAACATCTAAAACCACAAAAGCAGTAA
- a CDS encoding HemK2/MTQ2 family protein methyltransferase has protein sequence MTELFYHEQVYRPEEDTFLLSEAVMHEIKSTDRVIEIGTGSGFISSGIRERSEQVIATDINPYACTTAKKNGVEVVRTDLFSGICGTFDLVIFNPPYLPTKAEERIDDWLEYALDGGEDGRTTIQKFAEQLGSVLSKTGRCLILISSLTGTDEVRKIFSDLGFLSFIVAEKKVEDERLYVLRVIRDLCRL, from the coding sequence ATGACTGAATTATTCTACCACGAGCAGGTCTATCGGCCTGAAGAAGATACATTTTTGCTGTCTGAAGCAGTCATGCACGAGATCAAATCCACGGACCGGGTAATAGAGATCGGAACAGGCAGCGGATTCATTTCGTCGGGAATCCGGGAAAGATCAGAGCAGGTGATTGCAACCGATATCAATCCCTATGCATGCACCACTGCAAAGAAAAACGGTGTGGAGGTTGTAAGGACGGACCTGTTTTCGGGAATCTGCGGTACATTCGATCTCGTGATCTTCAACCCGCCGTACCTGCCTACAAAGGCCGAAGAACGGATCGACGACTGGCTGGAGTACGCACTTGACGGTGGCGAGGACGGAAGAACCACGATTCAAAAATTCGCCGAACAGCTCGGTTCAGTCCTGTCAAAGACGGGCAGATGCCTGATCCTCATCTCGTCGCTTACCGGGACGGACGAGGTCAGGAAGATCTTTTCAGACCTGGGATTTCTCTCTTTTATTGTCGCAGAGAAAAAAGTAGAGGATGAAAGGTTGTACGTTCTCAGGGTCATACGAGATCTGTGCAGACTCTGA
- the mutS gene encoding DNA mismatch repair protein MutS has product MTDGPTPAMRQFYEMKSKHPGTVLFFQMGDFYETFGEDAEVVSRELDITLTSRGRDKNGEKMPLAGVPIHAGESYISRLVKKGYRVAVCDQIEDPKKAKGIVKRDVVRIITPGTIIDSGMIENSGPSYLMSVMPGRDGEDLGFAFLDISTGEFFISGSGNGEMFSQINSEIARYRPSECIVPENCPKKISDYITGRNVLVTGYDTLHFDIDTARNYLLEKFEVNSLEGYGCMGMDLSVCAAGACLSYACETQKSDLSHIRGFSTRLPSGSMVLDAITLRNLEVLENIRTRQGKNSLYDILDETKTPMGSRVLRSWLTAPLVDRDNINSRLNAVEFFFNNLYIRESLRFLLHRYADIERIAARISYGNAGPRELVTLKNSLAKIPEIRSLFSEEGAVTPELISCSLGSIESLDECVELIERSIEDEPPVLARTGGVIKKGYNHDLDELRDSSGSAKEWIAQFQQDERDRTGIKSLKVSYNKVFGYYIEVTKSNLKLVPQEYQRKQTTANGERFTLPQLQEKESLIVNAEERFIALEQDLYDGILTELREKVEEILETAKMIGRLDVLADFAHLSSNFNYVRPVIEDSARLLISDGRHPVVERNQSSGFVPNDAGIDSSDNQILIITGANMAGKSTYMREVALLCIMAQAGCFVPASGAVIGIIDRIFTRVGAFDDLSSGQSTFMVEMLELANILNNVTDKSLVILDEIGRGTSTLDGYSIACAVIEYLHGSGSSGPRTLFATHFHEMVDIEGKMKRVKNYHFAVKDTGSDIVFLRKLIPGASDKSYGIHVAKLAGIPRKVLKRSEEILREEQEKEYCTGGRIQPRYTQMLLVDQPTAVEPALDENTKSLLKKVKDLDPDSLTPREALAVIYQLREEAGGNKK; this is encoded by the coding sequence ATGACAGACGGCCCGACACCTGCTATGAGACAGTTCTACGAAATGAAGTCGAAACACCCCGGCACAGTTCTTTTTTTCCAGATGGGTGATTTCTACGAGACTTTTGGAGAGGATGCCGAAGTCGTGTCGCGTGAACTGGATATTACACTGACTTCACGCGGCAGGGACAAGAACGGCGAAAAAATGCCGCTTGCAGGTGTTCCGATTCACGCGGGTGAATCGTATATCTCGCGCCTTGTAAAGAAGGGTTACAGGGTGGCAGTCTGCGATCAGATAGAGGACCCGAAAAAGGCCAAGGGCATCGTAAAACGTGACGTTGTCAGGATAATAACCCCGGGAACAATTATCGATTCGGGAATGATCGAGAATTCGGGCCCCAGTTACCTGATGTCAGTTATGCCGGGCAGGGACGGAGAAGACCTGGGATTTGCCTTCCTTGATATTTCCACGGGAGAGTTTTTTATCTCTGGGTCCGGCAATGGAGAAATGTTCTCGCAGATAAATTCGGAGATTGCACGCTACAGACCGTCGGAGTGCATTGTCCCGGAAAATTGTCCAAAGAAAATTTCTGATTATATCACGGGCAGAAACGTTCTTGTGACCGGGTATGATACACTTCATTTCGATATAGACACAGCAAGGAATTATCTGCTCGAAAAATTTGAGGTGAATTCTCTCGAAGGATACGGCTGCATGGGAATGGACCTGTCCGTATGCGCTGCGGGTGCATGCCTTTCATATGCGTGCGAAACGCAGAAATCGGATCTTTCCCACATCAGGGGCTTTTCAACCAGACTTCCTTCCGGGAGCATGGTTCTCGATGCAATCACTCTGAGGAACCTGGAGGTCCTGGAGAATATAAGAACACGGCAGGGTAAGAATTCACTTTACGATATCCTTGACGAGACTAAAACACCGATGGGGAGCAGGGTTCTGAGATCATGGCTCACGGCCCCGCTTGTAGACCGGGACAATATAAATTCAAGGCTCAATGCAGTAGAGTTCTTCTTCAATAACCTGTACATCCGTGAATCATTGCGATTTCTCCTGCACCGTTACGCGGATATTGAAAGAATCGCAGCGAGGATCTCCTACGGGAATGCAGGTCCGAGAGAACTCGTCACATTAAAGAATTCCCTTGCAAAAATTCCCGAGATCAGATCATTATTTTCGGAGGAAGGAGCAGTAACCCCTGAACTTATATCCTGTTCGCTCGGTTCGATTGAATCTCTCGACGAATGCGTTGAACTGATTGAGAGATCCATCGAGGACGAACCCCCCGTGCTGGCGAGAACCGGCGGTGTGATCAAGAAAGGCTACAATCATGATCTTGACGAACTCAGGGACTCGTCGGGTTCTGCAAAGGAGTGGATAGCCCAGTTCCAGCAGGACGAGAGGGACCGGACCGGGATTAAATCGCTGAAGGTCAGCTACAACAAAGTCTTCGGTTATTATATAGAAGTGACAAAGTCCAATCTCAAACTTGTTCCCCAGGAGTACCAGAGAAAACAGACCACTGCCAATGGGGAAAGGTTTACTCTTCCCCAACTGCAGGAGAAAGAGTCGCTTATCGTCAATGCGGAAGAGAGATTTATCGCACTCGAACAGGATTTGTATGACGGAATCCTGACTGAACTCAGGGAAAAAGTCGAAGAGATCCTTGAAACTGCAAAAATGATCGGCCGGCTTGATGTCCTGGCGGACTTTGCCCATCTGTCATCGAACTTCAATTACGTCCGTCCCGTGATCGAGGATTCGGCAAGACTCCTGATAAGCGACGGCCGGCACCCGGTTGTAGAGAGGAACCAGTCCTCCGGTTTTGTCCCGAACGATGCAGGGATCGATTCCTCGGACAACCAGATCCTGATAATAACCGGCGCCAACATGGCCGGAAAATCGACCTACATGCGTGAAGTGGCTCTTTTATGCATTATGGCCCAGGCAGGATGCTTCGTCCCTGCGTCAGGTGCCGTAATCGGAATTATCGACAGGATATTCACCCGTGTTGGTGCTTTCGACGATCTATCGAGCGGCCAGAGCACGTTCATGGTCGAGATGCTTGAGCTTGCGAACATACTCAACAATGTAACGGACAAAAGCCTTGTAATCCTCGACGAGATAGGGAGGGGAACAAGTACGCTTGACGGATATTCCATTGCATGCGCAGTTATAGAATACCTGCACGGGAGCGGGAGTTCCGGGCCGAGAACACTTTTTGCCACTCACTTCCATGAGATGGTGGACATCGAGGGAAAGATGAAGAGGGTGAAGAACTATCATTTTGCTGTAAAGGATACAGGATCTGATATAGTATTCCTCAGGAAACTGATCCCCGGTGCGAGCGACAAGAGCTATGGTATCCATGTGGCAAAACTTGCGGGAATTCCCAGGAAAGTGCTAAAGAGATCCGAGGAGATACTGCGGGAGGAGCAGGAGAAGGAGTACTGCACCGGGGGAAGAATCCAGCCGCGTTATACCCAGATGCTTCTCGTTGACCAGCCAACCGCCGTGGAACCGGCACTGGATGAGAATACGAAATCTCTCCTGAAGAAAGTAAAAGATCTGGATCCCGATTCGCTGACCCCGAGAGAGGCGCTTGCAGTAATATACCAGTTGAGAGAAGAAGCCGGAGGAAATAAAAAATGA
- a CDS encoding HdeD family acid-resistance protein, whose product MTDVVIVEEDGFSPVNWWIFLLQGLIAVIFGLILMVWAPAVFNLISYFLGALIVLYSISIIIKGAVGVGQGSGKSRALLVILGIIGIIIGLLVLLNIEIMWLTIAVFIAIWAFISGFGDLWLGFTAEKESGWYRVLLIITGIIALAIGFFVILMPLLMDYVFVMVLGAFLFVLGIVSIITGFIVQAKLKG is encoded by the coding sequence ATGACTGACGTAGTTATAGTGGAAGAAGATGGTTTCTCTCCCGTAAACTGGTGGATCTTCCTTCTTCAGGGCCTTATTGCGGTAATTTTCGGTTTAATTCTGATGGTGTGGGCACCGGCGGTTTTCAACCTGATCTCGTACTTCCTCGGTGCACTGATAGTATTATACAGCATCTCGATAATCATCAAGGGTGCTGTAGGCGTTGGACAGGGAAGCGGAAAATCAAGAGCTCTGCTGGTAATTCTCGGAATTATCGGTATAATAATCGGACTGCTTGTTCTCCTGAACATCGAGATTATGTGGCTGACGATAGCCGTATTTATTGCCATATGGGCATTCATATCCGGTTTCGGAGATCTCTGGCTCGGGTTTACAGCCGAGAAGGAGAGCGGATGGTACAGGGTTCTTCTTATAATCACAGGAATCATAGCGCTGGCAATCGGATTCTTCGTTATCCTGATGCCGCTTCTTATGGATTATGTCTTTGTTATGGTTCTCGGAGCATTCTTATTTGTGCTTGGAATTGTAAGCATCATAACCGGCTTTATTGTCCAGGCAAAATTAAAGGGATAA
- a CDS encoding ATP-binding protein codes for MQLRIGKAGGRDFSVDAQELVTGRTCIIAQSGAGKSWSIAVLCEKMCEAGIGFCLIDTEGEYYSLKEKFDNIWWVGAEGADSECEDIEMDYDIERVNLKHLMERAVAESRPVIFDVSEVDMIPRVTRLVNILYDVSTEQRKPYLLIVEEADKFIPQSKDSIKKIEEISRRGRKRGLGLLVATQRPAIVTKNVLSQCNNQIIGKLSIENDLKAVGLFFSSKQEVEELTTLTPGDFFVMGTVTHEKTKMRFGKRLTKHRGLTPLLEEKEITSETVPEDEPEDEVSFKLDSDAAIDDGAKKETGSVSPAEPVDNKPPEQKNKKRKPRAKSSIDAKGGKNCIVPTLSRDEVLDIAYSRLKKRRFGIGTDERLIAAELSFRPVYFVLVRYIKSRIIRSGSTIENSFFLDGLTGDCVDIAGGITFRRCFSEYIGLDEDSILVLDGMPLAGETSVEIEARTRFPRKAVEKAVASLLERKLLTNGEAVGESGEIKYVPLVKRRLPALSTRIVKTDFRFGLPEEGEVIEETVQKDDVRTILKAIEPTSEIVEFKTFYYPVYEIRIAADHEEKTVSIDALTGKEVRWI; via the coding sequence ATGCAGCTTAGGATAGGTAAAGCAGGGGGAAGGGACTTTAGTGTCGATGCCCAGGAGCTGGTAACCGGGAGGACGTGCATTATCGCACAGTCGGGGGCCGGGAAGAGCTGGAGTATTGCTGTATTATGTGAGAAGATGTGCGAAGCCGGGATCGGTTTCTGCCTGATCGATACCGAGGGTGAATACTATTCGCTGAAGGAAAAATTCGATAATATCTGGTGGGTTGGGGCGGAAGGAGCGGATTCAGAGTGCGAAGATATAGAGATGGACTACGATATCGAGAGGGTCAATCTCAAGCATCTTATGGAGAGAGCGGTCGCCGAGAGCCGCCCTGTAATCTTTGATGTCTCGGAGGTCGACATGATCCCACGGGTCACCCGTCTTGTAAATATACTCTATGACGTATCGACCGAGCAGAGAAAACCGTACTTACTGATAGTCGAAGAGGCCGACAAATTCATTCCCCAGTCCAAGGATTCGATAAAGAAGATAGAGGAGATATCCCGCCGTGGGAGAAAGAGAGGCCTGGGGCTTCTTGTGGCGACGCAACGGCCTGCAATAGTCACCAAGAACGTTCTTTCCCAGTGCAACAACCAGATCATCGGAAAACTATCCATTGAAAACGATCTTAAGGCCGTGGGTTTATTCTTCAGCTCCAAGCAGGAGGTTGAGGAGCTGACAACTCTTACACCCGGTGATTTCTTCGTGATGGGGACAGTCACCCATGAAAAGACGAAGATGAGATTCGGGAAGAGGCTTACGAAACACAGGGGCCTCACACCTCTTCTTGAGGAGAAAGAGATCACATCCGAAACTGTTCCTGAGGACGAACCCGAGGATGAAGTTTCATTCAAGCTGGACTCCGATGCGGCAATCGATGACGGTGCTAAAAAAGAGACTGGATCGGTTTCCCCTGCAGAGCCTGTTGACAATAAACCTCCGGAACAGAAGAACAAAAAGAGGAAGCCGAGAGCAAAGTCCTCGATCGATGCAAAGGGCGGTAAGAACTGCATCGTTCCGACCCTTTCAAGGGACGAGGTTCTTGATATCGCATATTCAAGACTAAAAAAACGCCGGTTTGGAATCGGAACGGATGAAAGACTGATTGCTGCCGAGTTATCCTTCAGGCCTGTTTATTTTGTTCTTGTCAGGTACATCAAGAGCAGGATCATCAGGAGCGGCTCGACCATTGAGAATTCTTTCTTTTTAGACGGGCTGACAGGCGACTGTGTCGATATTGCAGGAGGGATCACGTTCAGGCGGTGTTTCAGCGAGTACATTGGGCTTGATGAAGATTCCATCCTTGTTCTAGACGGCATGCCCCTGGCGGGTGAGACATCCGTAGAGATCGAGGCGAGAACGCGTTTTCCAAGAAAAGCCGTCGAGAAGGCGGTGGCATCCCTGCTTGAACGCAAACTTCTCACGAACGGTGAAGCTGTAGGGGAATCCGGCGAGATAAAATATGTCCCGCTTGTAAAAAGGAGGCTCCCCGCTCTTTCCACGAGGATTGTAAAGACGGATTTCAGGTTCGGCCTGCCCGAGGAGGGAGAGGTAATCGAAGAGACTGTTCAGAAGGATGATGTGAGGACAATTCTAAAGGCGATAGAGCCGACATCCGAGATCGTCGAATTCAAAACATTCTATTATCCCGTATACGAGATCAGGATCGCAGCCGATCATGAAGAGAAAACGGTCTCAATCGATGCCCTTACAGGAAAAGAGGTCCGTTGGATCTGA